The sequence GCGGTATCTCCATTACATGGAGCCAAACGCTTTTCAACTGCGCGTTACTTGGTGAGATGTGCTTTTAgccacaatattttaaaagccaatttctatttaaatgtgttgtgaaaaaaaatgtactagtTTTGACTTTGTACACATTTTACATGTACAGCAGAGTAAGTACAGGGATTTATACACCCAGATGGGTGTTGCTGCCTTCACACTAGTCACCTTGGGAAGATGTATGTGTAGTCCAGTTAAGCTAACCTTAACTCAGACTATTTCTAGAGCCTTCCTTGGAAACTGTCCACTTGAAAGCTTGCTTCCTCATTGTTGTCCTTTATGGGTAGACTGGTGTTTtgagggatgatttttttttttcttttttggaacagTCAAAGAGCATTAGAAGGTAAGTCTGATTAAGAAAATGGGTGATGGAGCTTGGAACTACCTCTGGGAAGGGTAGTGTGAAAAAATGAAGTCTGACTATAAGGCTGTGAGGCATCTTTCCTTGCAGGGCTTCAGAGATAATCCCAAAGACGACTTCCACCCATTCTTGGCACGTGCAACATCACAGCTCAAGAGTATGGTCTCCCAAGGAAACAACACAGATTATGGTAACTCTTGAGTGCTTATGTTTTAGTGTATTTGGTTAAAAAGGGAGCCTTGCTCACTCTCATCATACTTCATTAAGTAGAAATGGAAAACCCACCTCCGCGATTTCTCCCAAGGGAAAGATCATCATGTGCTGCTTCAAGAGTTAAAGTGAAAAGCACTTGGTGTCCTGTCCACACTATCCAACCCCCCTCCTCCCCTAAAATGTGCAATGAATAATTCCTGAGTCTCCCCAGTTTGGAAAAGTGGGTAAGGACCGGTCTCTGGGACCTGGCTAGGACTAGAATGTCAAGGGGATTAGAGTGTGTTTCCAATGGCTCTATCTACCCAACAGGCCCACAACACCAATGCATACAAGAGAACCTCCTACAGCTAAGCAGTACACAAAGTTTtaggagagaaagggggaaatgATTATCTTCCAGTAAGCTTTCTATGATAAAAACCCACCGGCTGCTGGATGACAAATGAACAGAGTCCATTGACAAGAAAGTTCATGGCGTTCAATTCTAGTGCACGCAGAAGAAAGAAAGTGTGTGGCCACTAGCTCGTTGAAGTGCAtttccagctgaggccaaaggCAGCAAAGGTGCAAGAGGCTGCTGGGGCTGGCATTAGTTGAAGCAGGGTCTATAAATTCGGAGTGGCAAAGCAATTTGTAGAAAGCCCCAGTTACACAGCAGGTACCTGCCAACCAGTGAAGTCAAGTAACGCTCAATCTCAAACTTTCTACAAAGTGCTTCGTCGAAAATGCTAATGAGGAAGCTCCCTAAAACACCATATCCTGAGTGTCAGAGAAATATGGCCAAGATGGTGATCGACGGGGAGCAGAGACTGAACTGTGTATTCTTcaagcatcacacacacacacacacacttaacgAAGGGCACGTAACTGCAGTCACATTCCATCTCTTCTGCACCGGCCTCCATCCGGTGGTGGCCTCCGAGGACAGTACTTCCGGGAGCCCTTCCGAGTCCACGGGCTCTGCTGATAGCAGCCAGAAGCAGCGACAGAGTCAGCGCCTTAAAAGTCAGCCGTGGTATCCAAGTGCTTGCGGCAGACACCGATCGGTCTCAAGTTGATCAGTCGGGATGTTGCTCGTGGTGAGtgtttttatttcagtctttgtAAAAACCACAAAGCTAAGCCGTTTGCTTAAATCACTGTTAGAAAGAATGCGGAGTGCCCAGATGGGATTTCTTAGTTCCTGTGCAAATGAAATCACGTTAGTCCAGATTTTATTCACTCAAAACTATAGGGAAGCAGTAGGATTTGGTTTAAATGCTGCCAAAAAGCAGGAATTCACTTAAGTTTTAATTCTGAAGCAATCCTGTTGTTAATGTTGTAGCCGGGGTCGGGCAGCATGGGGGGCGAGGCCCCCGTGGTGCTCACTGAGGAATCCCGGATCTCTCCCAGTTCAGGCTCACTCTCACTAGAGGTAGACCCATTGTTGATGGCATAGACGCTCTCTGCGACTCCCTGAGCTGAAGCGCAGCCATCTGGCTCTTTCTTCTCCCTGGGACTGGACAGTCCTGGGAGCACAGCCATCTTGCCAGTCTGCCTATTGGGCAGCAAGGACATGGTGTAGTCCGCGATGATGCCACCCACGTCTAAATTACACGCCTGGTCGAAGGCTAGGAAGCCGACGTTGGCGTTTGCCTCGCACACCACAAAGGAGCCGTCGTCCATAATGAGCAGATCGATGCCGCAGAAGTCCATGCCCAGGATGTTAGATACCTGAATAGCCAACTGCTTGCCTTGTTCTGTCAGTGGGCACATGACGCCCACACCACCTGCGGGGAAAGCACAGCGACATAATGGTGACATCAGACACTAGGGCCACGCTGACCCTTCAGAGAAGAGATGGGGGCggggagtgctgaggagaggcagggagatggGCATTCTTAGTACCCACAGAAGATCCGCTTGGAAATCAGGATGCCCTTTGGGAAAACAATAGGGTCACTGcttatctagtttttaaaatgtttatttcctctGACCTACTACTAAGGAAATAGTCTTACGTAATGGAAAAAAAAGCTGTATGCACAAAGATGGTGATGGCAGAGGTACTTAAAAtcctggaggggagcctgggtgtctcagtcggcaagcggctgccttcagcttgggttcacgatcctggagaccccggatctgctcagcggggagtctgcttctccctctccctctgctcctccccctgcttatgctcacactgtctctctgggcctctctctcagatgaatgaataaaatcttaaaaaaataacataaaatactggaaaataaaaatcctggGATATAGCAGgcactcactaaatatttgttggtgAGTAAATGAGAAACTAGAAACCTCTCACAATAGAGGGAAGCAGCATATTTTATAATCATGAATAATAATGCCCATTGAGAGTTTGTTATCCCACGGAAAAATACTTGGAAGGATTAAAGACTGCAGCATGACCACAACCGTGCCAAAAGACATTGCCAGAAAGAACAATACAGAAATGTTAACAATGCCTGTCTTTAACGGATGGGATTAatgataaatatcttttttattgcactttgccgtattttccaaattttctacatgAGAATGCATTCCTCTTGtacagaaaaaggcaaaattaacattatgttggggcgcctgagtgaaccagtcagttaagcatctgactcttgattttggctcaggtcatgacctcagggccgTGGGACccagacccacatcaggctccacgctcagcatggagtctgctagggattctctgtctccctgtgcccctccctccacctccaaaataaattttaaaatccttttttaaaaaattaatattatattttaggaAGAGGGAGATGGATAGGCTTGTGAGACAAAATCCCATACCAAAGATAGTCTGACTGTCCTTACCTACTACGAAGCTAAGACCTCAGGTTTAACAGTCTCCATGGAAAGACTTAGGACCTGTATTCTCAGGTCCAAGGATTCATGCCTTTTCCTTAACGCCATCCCTTCTCCACCTGCTAGAATGTATAAGGAAAAGGCTATAAAAGAGTTTTAGACTAGCTCACCAAGGAAAGCAACATGGGCAAATGGCAGAACCATCTGGTTCCTACCTACTTAAAGAATGCATCTTGTAAGGTGACTACAAAAGACAACATAATACACAAGGTTCAACATGGTGGCACCACACACACGCTAATGAGATGAGACCGTGTCTTGAGTACTTAGCACTGTGTCAACCTGAGCCTGGCATCTGCCCCCATCACAACACTCCATCAAGTGTCCTGCAACGATCTGCTTTCAGGTCTTCTCCTTTGTAGGGCCGTGAGCCTCTCTCATTAATTACACACGCTCTTGTAGAGTCTGCTCCTGCCAACTGCTTAACCAGTATTAATAAAGGAAGAGCTGAATTGGTCTCTCAGTCTCTTTATTAGTCACTAGCCTTGGTATACTCACGGGGTCATTTAGGATATAACCgtgggcactttttttttttttttcagattagcAACATACACATTCATTCGATGAGGGTGACAATAGCTTTTTGTGATGGGGACAATAATTTATCTCTCTCCTGAAACATCTCCATCCACCATAACAGAAAACAAGATTAACAATAGGTTCGTGGGATGGTGTTATGCATTTGATCCAAACATGAACTGCAGCTTTCTAATAATATCATACATATAGGAAAAACCCAATCTTCAATTACAACGTAAACACGAAATACACTCTGCCTTCTGCATTGCCTTAGTGTCGACTCTCATTATTTCTTGCCTCGACAGTTGTAAAAATCTTCTAAGCTCCTCTCCTTGCCTCCTGCCTTCAATCCCTCCTTTACCCACGTGTCAGTTTTTCTCAAGCCCGGGTCTACATGTCACTGCCTAGTTTAAACCTGACTGCTGAGTCCCAACGCCTACCAGACAAGGCTCCCTCTCAGCGTCCCGATGCCCAGGCCTGACCTGTGTCACAGCACCGTCTGTGACACTGACCCATCTGTCCTTTTCCCGGGCTGCTTGCTGTGACAGGACAGGGCTTGTTTCTAATCCTTATCTGTGATCCTGGTGTGCAGCGGAGGACCTGACAAGATAGGAGGGATCGATCCACATTTACTGAATGGGTGCAAACAACCTAATGAAAAAATTGACCGTGAGCTTGTCTACCTTACCGAGAGAGCAGTTGCTCTGCATCCGTCCATCTGTGGAGCAGCGAAGCATTGAGCCTATCACCCGgccccctaccaccaccacccggATATCTTTGCCATGTGACTCCTTCACATATTTCTGGAACAGGTAGGGCACATCATGGCGGATCAGATGGCAGATGTCTGAGAGGTGATGTTTATCTCTTGCGAGAAAAACAGCTTTTCCTGAAGAAGAAAGACAGAGCAAGAGGAGTGGTTAGAGAAGCCTCTGCCCTCCCATCTCCCTGTCCCTACCGCTGTCGTTTCTTTCTGAACTTGCCTTACCTGagccccttccctttctctgacCAGACTCTCGCTTCTTCTCAAATGGCCGCCAAACTTTCTCTTGGCTTTCctcagctccctctccctctaccacaaCTCTTCTTTCAGGATGGAATAATAATGTGTTCCAGAAACACACAGAAGAGGCCAAGATAAAATCTTAAGGCTCTAGTCAATTCAGTTCCAAAAGCAGTTAGCATCTCCTCTCACCCCAGGATTAGGCTGAGTCTAATCTCCAGCCCACTTTGTGAAGGCCCCAAAGCTCACAGTGGGTCGAGGTACAAAGCTGAACCTCAATCCATAATTAATGGAACACACTGTAGAGGAATTCCAAGTCTAGGCAGAGAGAGACCCCCAAAAGGTAAGCACAACACAGCAGGATATGGCATTAAGAGAGGTCTATGGACAAGGTCTGGGAGTCCAAAGAGGGAGCCTCTGACAGACTCCCTCCTCCTTCTAAACATGAGAAACTTATTATCTGGCTGTACCTGTTTAACTCTAAAAAAGGAATGACCTATACACTTCTATCTAGGGAAAGCATTTCTTCTTGACTCCAAATCCTTTATTTTCTGCCTGAATCATCAGTGCTTTTATAATCACTTGGCATCTCCCTTTCCATTTACATATTAGCTGACAGATCTGAGTGGGAGTTCCTGATAGGTTTGCTCTACAAATCTGACATGAGCACACTCAGCCTGAGCCTTCCTGTTCACAAATATGGAACAAAGAGATGGTTTTCCTAAAATTTGTGTCACCACATTAAAaggagtgggaaaaaaataataataaaaaaaaggagtgggATCTTTCTGAAGTCTTAACAAAAAGAGTGATGGGTATCAGCCCCCTGGGGCATAGAAGACTGAGAAGTATCCTCCAACACATGTCTCTGCCACTGGACATTTGGCACCAGGAGACCTGGCGTCTGACCACAGATGGCTGGGATTCAATTATAGGCACTAGGGGTTCTCTGGGCATTAGGTAGGATTTTCAGTAGAGATGGGGGCTAGATATAGGGGCTTGGTTCCTGGGTTCCTGGCAGGTTCTAATATAGGACTTAGTCTAAAATTACTAAAGGAGCTACAGTTTTCAGGAACAGAGGaaaaggggggaggggtgggaaagAGGACTTAGATTAATCATCTCTCATGTGCCAAATAGATTGATTTCTTATCATTTCATTTACACCTCATATTAGCCCTATGAAGCCATTAGGACAggatggttatttttattttacagtacAGGGAAATAAAGGTCTACAAGATTAGTAACTTTCTCAAGGGCACAGCCCGTACCCTTGCACTGTcttctttagatttatttctatagGCCAGAGTATAACTGCCGCTATAATTTGTTTACTCCCAATCCATTTTCCCTAAGATACTATGTGTGACACCAGCAACGAACAACCTGAAAACGAAATTAAGAACACAATTCCATTTACCAGAGcatcaaaaggaacaaaaaagttaaggaataaatttaaccaaagaagtatAAGACTTATCACTGAAAGCTACAAGACATTTTTGAGCGAAATTAAAGATCtcagtaaatggaaagataccccATGTTCAGGGACCGGAGGACTTCATATTGTTAAGATAGCAACACTCCTCCAGCtgacctacagattcaatacagATCCCACCAAAAGtctaacttccttttttttctttttttcttttttttttctttctttttttttttttttttttgcataagttgacaagctgatcctaaaattcgtATGGAAAGGCAAggatgggcagcccggtggctcagcggtttagtgccaccttcagccaagggtgtgatcctggagacctaggatcaagtcccacgtcgggctcccagcatggagcctgcttctccctctgcctgtgtctctgcctctctctctccctctctgtgtgtctcacattaaaaaaaaaaaaaaaaaaaagaaagaaaaggcaaggatGCCAAATATCCAACACaatcttcaaagaaagaaaaaaaggacaaagttgGAGCACAACTTCCCAACTTCAAAACTTATTACAACGTTACAGTAATGAAGAGAGTGTGTCCTGGCATAAGATGAGAGACGTACAGACCAATGCAATAGAACCGAGAGCCCAGAATAAACCCTCATATAGACAGGTGATTTTTGACAAGAGTTACAAAAACATCCAATGAAGGAAAGAATAGTCTTCAACAGATAATACTGGGAAAACaagatagccacatgcaaaagaaggaagctGGACTCCTTcatcacaccatatacaaaaatcagctcaaaatggatcaaagactcaAAGGTaggagctaaaactataaaactcttagaaggaaacacAGGTGTcaatctgtgtgaccttggatgaggCAGCCACAAAATGACATCTAAAAGCACAAGccaccaaaggaaagaaaaatagatgaattgaACTCCATCAAAATCAAAACCTTCTGTACATCCAAGgatactatcaagaaagtgaaaagacaaacttTTCCCCACagggtggggaaaaaaacatgttCACATTATGTTTGTATGTTGTGAACTCTTaaaaactcagcaataaaaaggggcacttgggtggtgcagttggttgagcatccaacgcttcttggttttggctcatatcgtgatctcagggttgtgagatcaagctcttcagcaggctctgccctcagcatggagtctgcttaggattctctctccccctcctcccgcaaaacaaataaataaatctttaaaaagaaaaaaaaaaaccctcagcaataaaaaagaccAATAATCCAACtgaaaagtgggcaaaggatttgaatagacagtTGTCCAAAGATCTACAAATGTccaataagcacaggaaaagatgctcaacgtcactagTCGTTATGAAAATACAAAGCGAAACCACATTAAGATGCCTTACACCCACTGGGATGGtggtaataaaaacaaatcacatgtctgaaagttgctaaaagttctcatcataagaaaaaaaaattctgtacggtgatggatgttaactagactttgTCTGaccataatgtatataaatattgaattattataCTGTACAACTAAAACTGACATTAATTATGCTGTATGTCAATTAGAcctcaaagaatattttaaaaattcagaaagaaaaaaaaataaataaataaaaattcagaaagagagggaaaattaaagcgagacgaaatcagagagaaagacaaaccatgagagactcttaatcacaggaaacaaactgagggtcactggaggggaaggggttgggggggatggggtaactgggtgatgagcatgtgatgtgatgagcactgggtgttatataagcctgatgaatcactgacctctacctctgaaaccaataatacgttgtatgttaattaattgaatttatttatttattttttaagattttatttatttattcacgagagatgcacacagagagaggcagagacacaggcagagggagaagcaggctccatgcagggagcctgacgtgggactcgatccccggtctccaggattgcgccctgagctgaaggcaggcgctaaaccgctgagccacccagggatccccaattaattgaatttaaataaaaatacatacatccaTACATCCAATGGGCCCCTAGATTACTAGTGCTTGGAAAACATGTAATTTGGCCTGTGGCTTGTTTTTATGATGTAAGTATGGTGACTATTAGCTTAATTTGTCAAGACAAAGAAGacattcatatatgtatattctaaGAGTTAGGCCTGCCCAGTTTTCAGGCTACAAACTCTCAGATTAATATATacagtcaggggcacctggatggctcagtcggttcagctcaggtcatgatcccagggtcctgggatcaagtcccatgtcaggctccttgcttggtggggaacctgcttctccctctctttcctgccCATgctttccctcactctctctctctctctctctctctcaaataaataaagtatatatatacacacacacacacacacacacacacacacacacaatcaaaaagttttatttagtattctaaaaaaataataaataaataaatgagtgaatgaataaaataaggattagggaggatgtggagaaatctgATCCCTTGTGCCCTACTGGTAGGCCTGTAAAATGACACAACCGttgtggaaaatagtttggcagttcctctGAAGCTACACAGAGAGTCACCACATGACCCCACAGCTCACACTTAGGTAGAtacatacccaagagaaatgaaagcatatgttcaCCTCGACGCTCATACACACGCCCACAGCAGCATTATGCATAACAGCCACAAAGTAGAGACAACTagatgtccatcagctgatgaacagataaacagaatgtggtctATCCGCACAACAGCCTATTACTGAGGGATTATTAAGAAGGAATGAGGGGCTGATctatgttacaacatggatgacccCTGAAGACAACATGCTAAGtccaagaagccagacacaaaaggctacgGTGTAGGATTCCATTGATAGGACACGTTCAgtataggcaaatccatagagcaGATTTGTGGCTGCCAAAGACTAGGGGAGGCAACTGCGACTGACCCCTAGTAggcacagggtttcttttttgggaTGGAAAGGTTCTGAAGTTAGACGGTGGCTATGGTTGCACACAATAGTGAATATACCAAAAtccactaaattgtacacttaaaaatggtgaactgttatgtgaattacatctcaatgttttattgtaattttattttttaaaaatgttttatgtatttattcaagagagaggcagagacaaaggcagagggagaagcaggctccccacggggagcccgatggaggactcgatcccagaaccccgggatcacaacctgagccgaaggcagacagacgctcaatcactgagccacgctgtgcccctattttttttttttttttaaagagagagcacagaagtgAGGgttggaggaggaagg comes from Canis lupus baileyi chromosome 13, mCanLup2.hap1, whole genome shotgun sequence and encodes:
- the RIMKLA gene encoding N-acetylaspartylglutamate synthase A isoform X1; the protein is MCSQLWFLTDRRIREDYPQVQILRALRQRCSEQDVRFRAVLMDQIAVTVVGGHLGLQLNQKALTTFPDVVLVRVPTPSVQSDSDITVLRHLEKLGCRLVNRPQSILNCVNKFWTFQELAGHGVPMPDTFSYGGHEDFSKMIDEAEPLGYPVVVKSTRGHRGKAVFLARDKHHLSDICHLIRHDVPYLFQKYVKESHGKDIRVVVVGGRVIGSMLRCSTDGRMQSNCSLGGVGVMCPLTEQGKQLAIQVSNILGMDFCGIDLLIMDDGSFVVCEANANVGFLAFDQACNLDVGGIIADYTMSLLPNRQTGKMAVLPGLSSPREKKEPDGCASAQGVAESVYAINNGSTSSESEPELGEIRDSSVSTTGASPPMLPDPGYNINNRIASELKLK
- the RIMKLA gene encoding N-acetylaspartylglutamate synthase A isoform X2 — its product is MGLPLNSSPRPPKVSNADSRKAKISGLQLNQKALTTFPDVVLVRVPTPSVQSDSDITVLRHLEKLGCRLVNRPQSILNCVNKFWTFQELAGHGVPMPDTFSYGGHEDFSKMIDEAEPLGYPVVVKSTRGHRGKAVFLARDKHHLSDICHLIRHDVPYLFQKYVKESHGKDIRVVVVGGRVIGSMLRCSTDGRMQSNCSLGGVGVMCPLTEQGKQLAIQVSNILGMDFCGIDLLIMDDGSFVVCEANANVGFLAFDQACNLDVGGIIADYTMSLLPNRQTGKMAVLPGLSSPREKKEPDGCASAQGVAESVYAINNGSTSSESEPELGEIRDSSVSTTGASPPMLPDPGYNINNRIASELKLK